A part of Terriglobus roseus genomic DNA contains:
- a CDS encoding amidase, producing MRLLPLALAVAVVASTAAAQQRSTSPEPMSPPPIPIPANLPVLPAAQQAKMDHDLLEINIDQLHQLYKQRKYTVEQVTRWYMGRITKYNGIYRAVQTVNTEDALATAKAQDTAKFDATKPLWGIPVVIKANTAVKGLIDSDGWQGFALPGHEFIAPKDATVVARLRAAGAIILGITNMPDFAASDTNRSTAFGRTGNAYDVRFSPGGSSGGTVTAVTSNMAMLGTGTDTANSIRMPAGTSAVVGVLPTRGLVSIAGIAPLDWLLDNTGPIARNVTDAAIALSVMNGSGHPADPLDFRTEGSGRTEGADTAQLGPYLPYLKKDALKGKRFAVPAFMLSGNTGFGVSVTPRPTNGMRPETRAMLMKTIDQFRAAGAEVIIDDTFMPDTFAQAVRKVNTRAYRRDGTNQWLAEFGPAEYRSVDAYEKAIGSPLPATVTGISPAGAPANPNRPQTPQVLLKDDAKADESYFAPRKAALALFLSELDRLHLDGVIYPSAQMPPPDETMPQNGQLSSGPHSSTGWNNNIGVPAVVVPAGFYDSGLPFGLEISTRPWHDGDLLGWAYAYEQSTKLRRPPVLVETGLLPNAR from the coding sequence ATGCGCCTTCTGCCGCTTGCGCTGGCTGTTGCCGTTGTTGCCTCCACCGCTGCCGCTCAGCAGCGAAGCACCTCACCGGAACCCATGTCGCCGCCGCCGATTCCCATACCGGCGAACCTGCCCGTGCTCCCCGCAGCGCAGCAGGCAAAGATGGATCACGACCTCCTCGAGATCAACATCGATCAACTGCACCAGCTCTACAAACAGCGCAAATACACGGTGGAACAGGTCACGCGCTGGTACATGGGCCGCATCACGAAATACAACGGCATCTACCGCGCGGTGCAAACGGTCAACACCGAAGACGCCCTCGCAACAGCGAAGGCGCAGGACACCGCAAAGTTCGACGCAACAAAACCGTTATGGGGCATCCCCGTAGTCATCAAGGCAAACACCGCAGTCAAAGGCCTGATCGACAGCGACGGATGGCAAGGCTTCGCACTGCCCGGCCACGAGTTCATCGCACCGAAGGATGCAACCGTCGTAGCCCGCCTGCGCGCAGCGGGAGCGATCATCCTCGGCATCACCAACATGCCGGACTTCGCCGCCAGCGACACCAACCGCTCCACCGCCTTCGGTCGCACCGGCAACGCGTATGACGTTCGCTTCTCTCCCGGTGGCTCCAGCGGAGGAACCGTCACCGCCGTCACCAGCAACATGGCCATGCTGGGCACCGGAACCGACACCGCCAACAGCATCCGCATGCCAGCGGGAACGAGCGCGGTCGTAGGCGTCCTCCCCACACGCGGCCTCGTCAGCATCGCCGGCATCGCGCCGCTCGACTGGCTGCTGGACAACACCGGCCCCATCGCTCGCAACGTCACCGACGCCGCGATCGCTCTCAGCGTGATGAACGGCAGCGGACACCCCGCCGATCCGCTCGACTTCCGAACCGAAGGCTCCGGCCGCACAGAAGGCGCGGACACAGCTCAGCTCGGCCCCTATCTTCCCTACCTGAAGAAGGACGCCCTCAAAGGCAAACGATTCGCCGTCCCAGCCTTCATGCTCAGCGGCAACACCGGCTTCGGCGTCTCAGTTACACCCCGCCCCACCAACGGCATGCGCCCCGAAACCCGCGCCATGTTGATGAAGACCATCGACCAGTTCCGCGCAGCCGGTGCGGAAGTCATCATCGACGACACCTTCATGCCCGACACCTTCGCCCAGGCCGTGCGCAAGGTCAATACACGCGCCTACCGCCGCGACGGCACCAACCAGTGGCTCGCCGAGTTCGGCCCCGCGGAATACCGCTCCGTCGACGCCTATGAAAAGGCCATCGGCTCACCGCTCCCCGCAACCGTCACCGGCATCAGTCCAGCGGGAGCACCCGCGAATCCGAACCGTCCGCAGACACCACAGGTTCTCCTCAAAGACGACGCCAAAGCCGACGAATCCTACTTTGCCCCGCGCAAAGCGGCGCTCGCACTCTTTCTCTCCGAACTCGACCGCCTGCACCTGGACGGCGTGATCTATCCCAGCGCGCAGATGCCGCCACCTGACGAAACCATGCCGCAGAACGGCCAGCTTTCCAGCGGCCCGCACTCCTCTACCGGCTGGAACAACAACATAGGCGTTCCCGCTGTGGTCGTCCCGGCTGGTTTCTATGACAGCGGCCTGCCTTTTGGCCTCGAAATCAGCACCCGCCCTTGGCACGACGGCGACCTCCTCGGCTGGGCCTACGCCTACGAGCAGTCCACCAAACTACGCAGGCCGCCGGTGCTGGTGGAGACCGGTCTATTACCGAACGCCCGCTAA